One window of Haemorhous mexicanus isolate bHaeMex1 chromosome 16, bHaeMex1.pri, whole genome shotgun sequence genomic DNA carries:
- the LOC132334528 gene encoding olfactory receptor 14J1-like has translation MSSKLCKPLHYGTLLGSRACAHMAAAAWASAFLNALLHTANTFSLPLCQGNALGQFFCEIPHILKLSCSKSYLRELRLIVNCASLAFGCFVFIVFSYVQIFRTVLRILSEQGWHKAFSTCLPHLAVVSLFVSTSFFSYLKPPSISSPSLDLAVSVLYSVVPPALNPLIYSLRNQELKAAVWRLVTGQFQKR, from the exons ATGTCATCCAAGCT ctgcaaacccctgcactacgggaccctcctgggcagcagagcttgtgcccacatggcagcagctgcctgggccagtgcctttctcaatgctctgctgcacacagccaatacattttccctgcccctgtgccagggcaatgccctgggccaattcttctgtgaaatcccacacatcctcaagctctcctgctccaaatcctACCTCAGGGAACTTAGGCTCATTGTAAATTGTGCCTCTTTAGCATTTggctgttttgtgttcattgttttctcctatgtgcagatcttcaggactgtgctgaggatcctctctgagcagggatggcacaaagccttttccacctgcctccctcacctggccgtGGTCTCCCTGTTTGTCAGcacctcatttttttcctacctgaagcccccctccatctcctccccatccctggatctggcagtgtcagttctgtactcggtggtgcctccagccctgaaccccctcatctacagcctgaggaaccaaGAGTtaaaggctgcagtgtggagactGGTGACTGGACAATTTCAGAAACGTTAA